From the genome of Luteipulveratus halotolerans, one region includes:
- a CDS encoding APC family permease produces the protein MPLAFGSIAGSGILSLPSAVYAEAGTASVAVWIISAAACVPMLLMFRDAMALSGDGNAIQQLVTRGIAPWAGSAMPLMFLFVVVVGLPTGCIVAGQYAEDGLGWPRSPTIVAVAILVAALAANLLGGTAGRNVQLGGSAVLVVTGVFLIVTGARHGTHAMHVVPDASAWGSVLPGVLLAFWAFVGFENLTFLGRDLRDPIQDFLPVSIAALAVYGTFALGLTLTIAGTIDRHSVNAVTGLLQISTSPSVQAGVALVGLAAMLINAAAWVRGVDQLIASAVAERQLPRQLARQPLARTALLAGLFSVTIVVLTTNPHLTVGALAASSAVFVMIYLICIAAYVRAVGVRLRTTLNALLVPAMLATLIQSGTRPVYGLAVSVACLTWCYLRRKQPSTTS, from the coding sequence GTGCCTCTCGCCTTCGGATCAATCGCCGGATCGGGGATCCTCAGCCTGCCTTCGGCGGTGTACGCCGAGGCAGGCACGGCCAGCGTGGCCGTGTGGATCATCTCCGCGGCCGCGTGCGTACCCATGCTGCTGATGTTCCGTGACGCCATGGCCCTGTCCGGTGACGGCAACGCCATCCAGCAGCTGGTCACTCGCGGGATTGCCCCCTGGGCCGGTTCAGCAATGCCGCTGATGTTCCTGTTCGTGGTGGTTGTCGGCCTGCCAACTGGGTGCATCGTGGCCGGGCAGTACGCCGAGGACGGCTTGGGATGGCCCCGGTCACCAACCATCGTCGCGGTGGCCATTCTTGTCGCGGCCCTTGCAGCCAACCTGCTCGGCGGCACAGCCGGGCGAAACGTTCAACTTGGCGGCAGCGCCGTCCTCGTCGTCACCGGTGTCTTCCTCATCGTGACGGGTGCCCGCCACGGGACCCACGCGATGCACGTCGTGCCTGACGCCTCGGCCTGGGGATCAGTGCTGCCCGGTGTGCTCCTGGCGTTCTGGGCATTCGTAGGGTTCGAAAATCTGACCTTTCTCGGGCGTGATCTACGCGACCCGATACAAGACTTCCTCCCCGTCAGCATCGCCGCGTTGGCGGTCTACGGCACGTTCGCGCTCGGACTGACACTGACCATCGCAGGCACCATCGACCGCCACTCGGTAAACGCGGTCACAGGCCTCTTGCAGATCTCCACCAGTCCCAGCGTGCAAGCCGGCGTCGCTCTCGTCGGGCTCGCTGCCATGCTCATCAACGCCGCTGCTTGGGTACGCGGCGTCGATCAACTCATCGCCAGCGCCGTCGCCGAACGACAGCTACCCCGCCAGCTCGCGAGACAACCACTGGCCAGGACCGCGCTCCTCGCCGGACTGTTCAGCGTGACCATCGTCGTACTCACCACAAATCCCCACCTCACCGTGGGAGCCCTAGCAGCGAGCAGCGCAGTCTTCGTGATGATCTACCTGATCTGCATCGCCGCCTACGTCCGCGCCGTCGGCGTGCGGTTACGGACCACGCTCAACGCACTACTCGTCCCAGCAATGCTCGCGACACTCATCCAGTCAGGCACCAGACCCGTCTACGGGC
- a CDS encoding IS481 family transposase, producing MRSHANAPLSAEGRRRLIERCKTRPIAHVAAEMGISRACASKWVNRWRQHGEVGLRDRSSTPHRQPTATRPDVVSQVETMRREHKWSASRITFELNETGTTISRRTVTRLLAQLGLNRRKFIDPGGDTNRAPRVIIAKHPGHMVHVDVKKVGRIPDGGGWRAHGRDSEQARAAARAKTKTGTRGYIYLHSAVDGHTRMAYTEPLPDERAVTAVAFMHRARVWFAAHGITHIEKIVTDNGACYRADAFARALLGAKHKRTKPYTPKHNGKVERYNRIIAEELLYARTWSSEAERSAAIAVWNIHFNYHRPHGAADGQPPASLAPATVTNVVASYI from the coding sequence GTGAGAAGCCACGCGAACGCACCCCTGTCGGCCGAGGGTCGACGCCGGCTTATTGAACGCTGCAAGACACGCCCGATAGCGCATGTCGCTGCCGAGATGGGCATCTCTCGTGCGTGCGCGTCGAAATGGGTGAATCGGTGGCGGCAACACGGCGAGGTCGGCCTACGGGACCGATCGTCGACGCCGCACCGTCAGCCCACCGCGACGCGGCCCGACGTCGTGTCACAGGTCGAGACGATGCGGCGAGAACACAAGTGGTCGGCATCCCGAATCACGTTCGAACTGAACGAGACTGGCACAACGATCAGCCGCCGAACCGTGACCCGGCTGCTAGCGCAGCTCGGATTGAACCGGCGCAAGTTCATCGACCCCGGCGGCGACACCAACCGCGCACCGCGCGTCATCATCGCCAAGCACCCGGGGCACATGGTCCACGTCGACGTGAAGAAGGTCGGGCGCATCCCCGACGGCGGAGGGTGGCGCGCCCACGGCCGTGACTCCGAGCAAGCCCGAGCCGCGGCACGCGCGAAGACGAAGACCGGCACACGCGGGTACATCTACCTGCACTCTGCCGTCGATGGCCACACGCGGATGGCGTACACCGAACCGCTGCCCGACGAAAGGGCCGTCACCGCCGTTGCTTTCATGCACCGAGCCAGGGTCTGGTTCGCCGCGCACGGCATCACGCACATCGAGAAGATCGTCACTGACAATGGTGCCTGTTACCGCGCCGACGCGTTCGCTCGAGCACTCTTGGGTGCCAAGCACAAGCGGACCAAGCCCTACACGCCCAAGCACAACGGGAAAGTGGAGCGATACAACCGAATCATCGCCGAGGAACTCCTGTACGCCCGCACCTGGTCCAGCGAAGCCGAGCGATCAGCAGCCATCGCGGTATGGAACATCCACTTCAACTACCACCGACCCCACGGCGCAGCCGACGGTCAGCCACCCGCATCGCTCGCTCCGGCGACCGTCACCAACGTCGTGGCCTCCTACATCTAG
- a CDS encoding MarR family winged helix-turn-helix transcriptional regulator, with protein MLSNTERAKVSAYRLLMANVYELAAVSRRESEVFARQQSVTVTQWHTMSVLSDGHAASVPRIAARLGVTRQAVQRVADQLVNGGHVEHVSNPRHETSPLLRLTPAGEDVLTTLWELSDVPRAAMLAGIDAEKISEAAGTLQALIIGLKGGESR; from the coding sequence ATGTTGTCAAATACGGAACGGGCAAAAGTGTCGGCATATCGGCTGCTGATGGCGAACGTCTACGAGCTGGCGGCAGTCAGCCGCAGGGAGAGCGAGGTCTTCGCGCGGCAACAGAGCGTGACGGTCACGCAGTGGCACACCATGAGTGTGTTGTCGGACGGCCACGCCGCGAGCGTCCCGCGAATCGCTGCACGGCTGGGTGTGACACGTCAGGCGGTGCAGCGGGTTGCCGATCAACTGGTGAATGGCGGGCACGTGGAGCATGTGAGCAACCCCCGGCATGAGACCTCACCGCTGCTTCGCCTGACACCCGCGGGCGAAGACGTGCTCACGACATTGTGGGAGCTCAGCGATGTCCCCCGTGCCGCAATGCTCGCCGGAATCGACGCTGAGAAGATCAGCGAAGCGGCCGGCACGCTTCAGGCTCTAATCATTGGGCTCAAAGGCGGCGAGTCACGGTGA